A region from the Nematostella vectensis chromosome 13, jaNemVect1.1, whole genome shotgun sequence genome encodes:
- the LOC125559089 gene encoding uncharacterized protein LOC125559089, whose amino-acid sequence MASSMLDIQPNIQAVSIPRDQQQIHRIPRVNIDGDEKLCRCGIVLEYINNLLLKGQRKQHKSFLGSLPGPCLNFKAHSIQQQIKDFRVYSGLAQDELHKLDTCKLVDEFKANLKSMEDYLKAINHTFSNCNMLNSFKSKHILPMPGDWPTWFYSKKITAQSQDGTYNSIIPEQGAFHVGLNIIEDVIIFFYHFFFNNIYKQVFGSELPLKPEPFRSNFVITATMCAWLLI is encoded by the exons ATGGCATCATCCATGCTCGATATTCAGCCAAACATTCAAGCTGTTTCAATCCCAAGGGACCAACAACAAATTCACAGGATTCCCAGAGTAAACATTGATGGAGATGAAAAATTGTGTCGGTGTGGAATTGTCCTCGAGTATATCAACAATCTATTGCTGAAGGGGCAAAGGAAGCAACATAAGTCATTCTTGGGTTCTCTTCCTGGTCCATGCCTTAATTTTAAAGCTCATTCTATTCAACAACAGATAAAGGATTTTAG GGTATATTCAGGATTAGCACAAGATGAACTACACAAACTGGACACATGTAAGCTGGTTGATGAGTTTAAGGCAAACCTCAAGAGTATGGAGGACTACCTAAAGGCAATCAACCACACATTTAGCAACTGCAATATGCTTAATAGCTTTAAAAGCAAACACATCTTACCAATGCCAGGGGACTGGCCTACATGGTTTTATTCAAAAAAGATAACTGCCCAATCACAAGATGGAACTTACAATTCAATAATACCAGAGCAAGGGGCTTTCCATGTGGGCTTGAACATCATCGAGGATGtaatcatctttttttatcattttttcttcAACAACATTTACAAGCAAGTATTTGGCTCAGAACTTCCTCTCAAACCCGAGCCCTTCAGATCTAACTTTGTTATTACTGCAACAATGTGTGCATGGCTTTTGATATGA